A window from Pseudomonas campi encodes these proteins:
- a CDS encoding zinc ribbon domain-containing protein YjdM, with protein sequence MSTLPPCPNCNSEYTYEDGAMLVCPECAHEWSASAAADTAGEAAKVIKDAVGNVLQDGDTISVIKDLKVKGSSLVVKVGTKVKGIRLCDGDHDIDCKIDGIGAMKLKSEFVKKV encoded by the coding sequence GTGAGCACTCTGCCGCCCTGCCCCAACTGCAACTCCGAGTACACCTACGAAGATGGCGCCATGCTGGTCTGCCCGGAGTGCGCCCATGAGTGGTCCGCCAGCGCTGCCGCCGACACTGCCGGCGAAGCCGCCAAGGTGATCAAGGATGCCGTCGGCAACGTGCTGCAGGACGGCGACACCATCAGCGTGATCAAGGACCTCAAGGTCAAAGGCTCCTCGCTGGTGGTCAAGGTCGGCACCAAGGTCAAGGGCATCCGCCTGTGCGATGGCGACCACGACATCGATTGCAAGATCGACGGCATCGGCGCGATGAAACTGAAGTCGGAATTCGTCAAGAAGGTCTGA
- a CDS encoding DUF3592 domain-containing protein, with protein sequence MKKLLHVAIFAVVLFLGIKQALEMGDSREWPTTQGQITSSRIIQVSERVSPKGDHSSYTPKYEVRLSYSYQVDGQPYSGKRLRIRSHAYSNEKHARRELANYPVGQQVEVHYNPEEPESSVLMLH encoded by the coding sequence ATGAAGAAACTGCTGCATGTCGCCATCTTCGCCGTGGTGCTGTTCTTAGGGATCAAGCAGGCTCTGGAGATGGGCGACTCACGCGAGTGGCCGACCACCCAGGGGCAGATCACCAGCTCGCGGATCATCCAGGTATCGGAGAGGGTCTCGCCCAAGGGCGACCACAGTTCCTACACGCCCAAGTACGAAGTTCGGCTGAGCTACTCCTATCAGGTCGATGGCCAGCCTTACAGCGGCAAACGCCTGCGCATCCGCAGCCATGCCTACAGCAACGAGAAACACGCCCGCCGCGAGCTGGCGAACTACCCGGTGGGGCAGCAGGTCGAGGTGCACTACAACCCCGAAGAGCCAGAAAGCAGTGTGTTGATGTTGCACTGA
- a CDS encoding gamma-glutamyl-gamma-aminobutyrate hydrolase family protein: MSNNNTVNTAKAPRKPVVLMSMGSQERKGHDYQVMTHKYIVPLVEISGCVPLLAPTCCGIDDLEQYLDMVDGVYLTGAGSNIDPSLYGQENLTPGKSQDRDRDLFDLPLIRAAIARGLPIFGICRGMQEINVALGGDMHQKVYAEPGFDDHREDTDEPVEVQYAQSHAVRLVPDSWLAKLMGSEEIHVNSLHGQGIKTLGKGLEALAYAEDGLVEAFHAPALPQFTFAVQWHPEWRAASNPDSVKIFQAFGEACRQRAAQGAR, from the coding sequence ATGTCTAACAACAATACGGTTAACACTGCTAAAGCCCCACGCAAACCCGTGGTCCTGATGTCCATGGGCAGCCAGGAGCGCAAGGGTCATGACTACCAGGTGATGACCCACAAATACATCGTGCCCCTGGTCGAGATTTCCGGCTGCGTTCCGCTGCTGGCGCCGACTTGCTGCGGCATCGATGACCTCGAGCAATACCTGGATATGGTCGATGGCGTGTACCTGACCGGTGCCGGCAGCAACATCGACCCGAGCCTCTACGGCCAGGAAAACCTCACCCCCGGCAAATCCCAGGATCGTGACCGCGATCTGTTCGACCTGCCGCTGATTCGCGCGGCCATCGCCCGTGGCCTGCCGATCTTCGGCATCTGCCGCGGCATGCAGGAAATCAACGTGGCCCTGGGCGGTGACATGCACCAGAAGGTCTATGCCGAGCCGGGCTTCGACGATCACCGCGAAGACACCGACGAGCCGGTAGAGGTGCAGTACGCACAAAGCCACGCTGTGCGCCTGGTGCCGGACAGCTGGCTGGCCAAGCTGATGGGCAGTGAAGAGATTCACGTTAACTCGCTGCATGGCCAGGGCATCAAGACCTTGGGCAAGGGCCTGGAAGCCCTGGCCTACGCCGAAGACGGCCTGGTCGAGGCGTTCCATGCGCCGGCACTGCCGCAGTTTACCTTCGCCGTGCAGTGGCACCCGGAATGGCGCGCGGCGTCCAACCCGGATTCGGTGAAGATCTTCCAGGCGTTTGGTGAGGCCTGCCGTCAGCGGGCCGCGCAAGGCGCCCGTTAA
- a CDS encoding substrate-binding periplasmic protein yields MRSLLLCLLLLLGPAAWAEEWRVVGDEQFAPYSFVSLDSDTPQGLDVELVRAVMDEAGLAYSLRLYPWERVKRMLDRGEVAMAFQFAGTPERMAQYELVGPIRTGSTVFMTRRALAIQDWQELEDLQPHVIGQVRGYSYAADFDQADLARDTSAQNPRQLVSMLLAGRIDIIIGDRTQLLYFVREQRAQEQVRILPRPLVEMPRYVAFAKGDTARAEQFGAALQRLKDAGKLASIYKRWE; encoded by the coding sequence ATGCGCAGCCTGTTGCTTTGTCTGCTTCTGCTGCTCGGCCCGGCGGCCTGGGCGGAGGAATGGCGAGTGGTAGGTGACGAGCAATTCGCCCCCTACAGCTTTGTAAGTCTCGACAGCGATACACCGCAGGGCCTGGATGTCGAGCTGGTGCGAGCGGTCATGGATGAAGCCGGTCTGGCCTACAGCCTGCGTCTGTATCCCTGGGAGCGGGTCAAGCGCATGCTCGATCGCGGCGAAGTGGCGATGGCCTTCCAGTTTGCCGGTACCCCGGAACGCATGGCGCAGTACGAGCTGGTCGGACCGATCCGCACCGGCTCCACGGTATTCATGACCCGCCGCGCCCTGGCGATCCAGGACTGGCAGGAGCTGGAAGACCTGCAGCCGCATGTGATCGGCCAGGTCAGGGGCTACTCCTACGCCGCAGACTTCGACCAGGCCGACCTGGCCCGCGACACCAGCGCGCAGAACCCGCGCCAACTGGTTTCCATGCTGCTGGCCGGGCGCATCGACATCATCATCGGTGATCGCACGCAGCTGCTGTATTTCGTGCGCGAGCAACGCGCCCAGGAACAGGTGCGCATCCTGCCGCGACCGCTGGTCGAGATGCCGCGTTACGTGGCGTTTGCCAAGGGCGATACGGCGCGTGCCGAGCAGTTCGGCGCAGCCCTGCAGCGCCTCAAGGACGCGGGCAAGCTGGCGAGCATCTACAAGCGCTGGGAGTAA
- a CDS encoding DUF6882 domain-containing protein, translating into MSDEERNVECGVHGSSAATFICQHLQSGEGQGFNVAYDPEQPDDLYPDAWCDQCDAVLEQEGEWNDRAEAFADICVVCAECYCQSRERNWHEDEETLHALIAESFDYLQAQQDSFMATYRIGEHKRWDWYQETGQLIFSNDGKPAVECAVDFVGTFSSHSDTWMWAWANESFLELVKARSRAVRELGESLDFLKLACATWSADPVDGWEMTAVMARQLGAIGSYRAPSERGFLYMVVREARWVS; encoded by the coding sequence ATGAGTGATGAAGAACGCAACGTTGAATGTGGCGTGCATGGCTCCAGCGCCGCCACGTTCATCTGCCAGCACCTGCAGAGCGGCGAAGGCCAGGGCTTCAACGTGGCGTACGACCCGGAGCAGCCTGACGACCTCTATCCCGATGCCTGGTGCGACCAGTGCGACGCCGTGCTGGAGCAGGAAGGCGAATGGAATGATCGCGCCGAGGCGTTTGCCGATATCTGCGTGGTGTGTGCGGAGTGCTATTGCCAGAGCCGCGAGCGCAACTGGCATGAGGATGAAGAAACGCTGCACGCGCTGATCGCCGAGAGCTTCGACTACCTCCAGGCGCAGCAGGACAGTTTCATGGCCACCTACCGGATTGGCGAGCACAAGCGCTGGGACTGGTATCAGGAAACCGGCCAGCTGATTTTCTCCAATGACGGCAAGCCGGCGGTGGAGTGTGCGGTGGATTTCGTCGGCACGTTCTCCAGCCATTCCGACACCTGGATGTGGGCCTGGGCGAACGAGTCGTTTCTGGAGCTGGTCAAGGCCCGCTCGCGGGCAGTTCGCGAGTTGGGGGAGTCGTTGGATTTTCTGAAACTGGCCTGTGCCACCTGGTCGGCGGACCCGGTCGATGGCTGGGAGATGACGGCGGTGATGGCCCGGCAGCTGGGGGCCAT
- a CDS encoding CBS domain-containing protein: MITASIADCMSKEFARIHPDMPVVQAAGKLLEHAMLGGPVTDAEGQLLGWISEQECLQVSIQVAYYNQRVATVRDIMRTEVLTVGLAMEPLLLAQQMLGDKPKSYPVVDGAGKVLGVITRRHLLQMLDRVLPQLSRPN, translated from the coding sequence ATGATCACTGCCTCGATCGCCGATTGCATGAGCAAGGAATTCGCCCGTATTCACCCGGACATGCCGGTGGTGCAAGCCGCTGGAAAGCTGCTCGAGCACGCCATGCTTGGCGGCCCGGTCACCGATGCCGAAGGTCAGCTGCTGGGCTGGATTTCCGAGCAGGAGTGCCTGCAGGTGAGCATCCAGGTGGCCTACTACAACCAGCGCGTGGCGACGGTGCGCGACATCATGCGGACCGAGGTGCTCACGGTCGGCCTGGCAATGGAGCCGCTGCTACTGGCTCAGCAGATGCTGGGTGACAAGCCGAAGAGCTATCCCGTGGTCGATGGCGCCGGCAAGGTGCTGGGTGTGATCACCCGCCGTCACTTGCTGCAGATGCTGGATCGGGTGTTGCCGCAGCTCTCGCGACCGAATTGA
- a CDS encoding TfoX/Sxy family protein, whose protein sequence is MNDELQHLKNLGKTSAQWLHAVGIHNANDLRRLGAVDAYRAVRARGFRASKVLLYAIEGALLDVHWNELPPAHKAELNGQVDSLGMSNKS, encoded by the coding sequence ATGAACGATGAACTACAGCACCTGAAAAACCTCGGTAAAACTTCGGCGCAATGGCTGCATGCGGTCGGCATCCACAACGCCAACGACCTGCGCCGACTGGGCGCCGTGGATGCCTACCGGGCCGTGCGCGCCCGTGGTTTTCGCGCCTCCAAGGTACTGCTCTACGCAATCGAAGGCGCCCTGCTGGACGTACACTGGAACGAGCTGCCCCCAGCCCACAAGGCTGAACTCAACGGCCAGGTCGACTCACTGGGCATGAGCAACAAGAGCTAG
- a CDS encoding glycine zipper 2TM domain-containing protein, translating to MSLFKLFATGILVASLGLSGCSGMSRQDKGTVAGAAVGGVAGNVLCGGVLCTGAGAVVGGVIGHEVTKDKK from the coding sequence ATGAGCCTCTTCAAACTGTTTGCCACTGGCATCCTGGTCGCCAGCCTGGGCTTGAGCGGCTGCTCGGGCATGTCGCGTCAGGATAAGGGCACCGTTGCCGGTGCTGCTGTCGGCGGCGTGGCCGGTAACGTCCTGTGTGGCGGCGTGCTGTGCACCGGCGCCGGTGCGGTAGTGGGTGGCGTGATTGGCCATGAAGTGACCAAGGACAAAAAATAA
- a CDS encoding class I SAM-dependent methyltransferase, giving the protein MSEITRLFGARAGAYANFRPQYPDALFAWLASNSPSHERVLDIGCGNGQASRPLLQHFSQVLACDGSPEQLHAAKDLQGIDCFAAVAEALPLADGSLDLIIVAQALHWFATPAFFAEVRRLLKPNGLFCAWCYSLLRIDSELDALLDNFYSNTLGAYWPAGRASVDAGYRDIQAPFPRLQPPPFAIQLHWDLPQLLGYLGTWSAVQRLQQASGRDPLLTLEPALLEAWGEPQQKRFVSWPLHFLAGLPNPTHQ; this is encoded by the coding sequence ATGAGTGAAATTACCCGCTTGTTTGGCGCACGTGCCGGTGCCTACGCAAACTTTCGCCCGCAATACCCGGACGCCCTGTTCGCCTGGCTGGCGAGCAACAGCCCCAGCCATGAACGCGTCCTCGACATTGGCTGCGGCAATGGCCAAGCCAGCCGCCCGCTGCTGCAGCATTTCAGCCAGGTACTGGCCTGCGACGGCAGCCCCGAGCAGCTACACGCGGCCAAAGACCTGCAGGGCATCGATTGTTTCGCCGCCGTTGCCGAAGCCCTGCCCCTGGCGGATGGCAGCCTCGACCTGATCATCGTCGCCCAGGCCCTGCACTGGTTCGCTACTCCAGCGTTCTTTGCCGAAGTGCGCCGCCTGCTCAAACCCAACGGCCTGTTCTGCGCCTGGTGCTACAGCCTGCTACGCATCGACAGCGAACTGGACGCTCTGCTCGACAACTTCTACAGCAACACTCTGGGCGCCTACTGGCCAGCGGGCCGCGCCAGCGTCGATGCCGGTTACCGGGATATCCAGGCGCCCTTCCCGCGCCTGCAGCCGCCACCTTTCGCTATCCAGCTGCACTGGGATCTGCCCCAGTTGCTCGGCTATCTCGGCACCTGGTCTGCCGTGCAGCGCCTGCAGCAGGCCAGCGGCCGTGATCCGCTGCTAACTCTGGAACCCGCCCTGCTCGAAGCCTGGGGCGAGCCGCAGCAAAAGCGTTTTGTCAGTTGGCCGCTACACTTTCTTGCAGGCTTACCCAATCCCACTCATCAGTAG
- a CDS encoding pentapeptide repeat-containing protein — MSQPRQLDNPLYRLLHTEKVRDFNAQKPKDGTVDLKGGDFRGLDLRLLDASGIDFTDAYFRGADLRGLDLRHACMEGASIAHAQISGAYFPADLSADEILMSLNFGTRLRYRTR, encoded by the coding sequence ATGAGCCAACCACGCCAACTCGATAACCCGCTGTACCGCCTGCTGCATACCGAGAAAGTCCGCGACTTCAATGCGCAAAAGCCCAAGGACGGCACAGTCGACCTCAAGGGTGGTGACTTTCGCGGTCTCGACCTGCGCCTGCTGGATGCCAGCGGGATCGACTTCACCGATGCCTACTTTCGCGGCGCCGACCTGCGCGGCCTGGATCTGCGTCACGCCTGCATGGAGGGCGCCAGCATCGCCCATGCGCAGATCTCCGGAGCCTATTTCCCGGCCGACCTGAGCGCCGACGAAATCCTCATGTCCCTCAACTTCGGCACCCGCCTGCGCTATCGCACCCGCTGA
- a CDS encoding AAA family ATPase yields MSQALIAALQNPALFPHPVEGFQVIETHISWVLLTGPFAYKIKKPVNFGFLDFTSLEARQHFCGEELRLNQRLTQGLYLEVLPISGSESAPLLGGSGPAIEYVLKMRQFPQSQLLSAVQARGELTATHIEALAKQIADFHGQTPAVPSSHPLCSPTAIMAPMRQNFEQIRPMLSEAADLRQVDALEAWTEASFARLEPLLAQRANNGSIRECHGDIHLGNATLLDGQVVLFDCIEFNEPFRLIDIASDAAFLAMDLEDRGLKHLARRFVSAWLEHTGDYAALELLNFYKAYRALVRAKVALFSLAYQTEDEQKAATLRQYRNYANLAESYSAIPSPFLAITCGVSAVGKSHVALRLVDELGAIRIRSDVERKRLFGNQPEAAKGQLHAGIYSAEAGVATYQRLHQLAENALHAGFPVVLDGAYLKQAQRAAAWQVAEQNGDPFLILDCQAPQEVIAGWLQQRQAAGTDPSDATLAVIEAQQANREALSDDEQAHSKRVDTHDSASLDSLVQRIRQRLPGL; encoded by the coding sequence GTGAGCCAAGCACTGATTGCCGCCCTGCAGAACCCGGCCCTTTTCCCCCATCCGGTGGAAGGGTTTCAGGTCATCGAGACGCACATCTCCTGGGTGCTGCTCACCGGCCCCTTCGCCTACAAGATCAAGAAGCCGGTCAACTTCGGCTTCCTCGACTTCACCAGCCTGGAGGCCCGCCAGCATTTCTGTGGTGAAGAGCTGCGCCTCAACCAGCGCCTGACCCAGGGCCTGTACCTAGAAGTGCTGCCGATCAGCGGCAGCGAAAGCGCCCCGCTGCTCGGCGGCAGCGGTCCGGCCATCGAATACGTGCTGAAAATGCGCCAGTTCCCGCAGAGCCAGCTGCTCAGCGCCGTGCAAGCCCGTGGCGAGCTGACCGCCACGCATATCGAAGCCCTGGCCAAACAGATCGCCGATTTCCATGGCCAGACCCCGGCTGTGCCGAGCAGCCACCCGCTGTGCTCGCCCACCGCGATCATGGCGCCGATGCGGCAGAACTTCGAACAGATCCGCCCGATGCTCAGCGAGGCCGCCGATCTGCGCCAGGTCGATGCGCTGGAAGCCTGGACCGAGGCCAGCTTCGCCCGCCTCGAGCCGTTGCTGGCTCAGCGCGCAAACAATGGCTCGATCCGCGAATGCCACGGCGATATCCACCTGGGCAACGCCACCCTGCTGGATGGCCAGGTGGTGCTGTTCGACTGCATCGAGTTCAACGAGCCGTTCCGCCTGATCGACATCGCCTCGGACGCCGCCTTCCTCGCCATGGACCTCGAAGACCGTGGCCTCAAGCACCTGGCCCGGCGCTTCGTCAGTGCCTGGCTGGAACACACCGGCGACTATGCAGCCCTGGAACTGCTCAACTTCTACAAGGCCTACCGCGCCCTGGTGCGGGCCAAGGTTGCCCTGTTCAGCCTGGCCTACCAGACCGAGGACGAGCAGAAAGCCGCGACCCTGCGCCAGTACCGCAACTACGCCAATCTGGCGGAAAGCTACAGCGCCATCCCCTCGCCCTTCCTGGCCATTACCTGCGGCGTTTCCGCCGTCGGCAAGAGCCATGTGGCCCTGCGCCTGGTCGATGAGCTGGGCGCCATCCGCATTCGCTCCGACGTCGAGCGCAAGCGCCTGTTCGGCAACCAGCCGGAGGCCGCCAAGGGTCAGCTGCATGCCGGCATCTACAGTGCCGAGGCCGGCGTCGCCACCTACCAGCGCCTGCACCAACTGGCGGAAAACGCCCTGCACGCCGGCTTCCCGGTGGTGCTCGATGGCGCCTACCTGAAGCAGGCCCAGCGCGCTGCGGCCTGGCAGGTTGCCGAACAGAATGGCGATCCCTTCCTGATCCTCGACTGCCAGGCGCCGCAAGAGGTGATCGCCGGCTGGCTGCAACAGCGCCAGGCCGCCGGTACCGATCCGTCGGATGCCACCCTGGCCGTGATCGAGGCTCAGCAGGCCAATCGCGAAGCCCTCAGCGATGATGAGCAGGCCCACAGCAAGCGCGTCGACACCCATGACAGCGCCAGCCTGGACAGCCTGGTCCAGCGCATCCGTCAGCGCCTGCCGGGGCTCTGA
- a CDS encoding cyclic nucleotide-binding domain-containing protein yields the protein MYLLGEQPAYADQLIQRLQSIPAQLLDGLQPNGSPLRLEQVDDLAKILPGNQLYIIENGLLHAQVDDRPLFYLQEGDLVGLRQGIDLPSCRYSSEEQLTLVPYSRADVFKHIYGSEQRQELFIQYLIGHTALLSDALARLKQPEIRPATGFQHFAAGEELIHQGDDADHVFVIIEGHAEAHVDGQKVGDVQKDEIFGAMAVFTREKRSATVIASEPCTVMVIPKDQFLSLMQSNPRIAHSLIESMARRIDLLNKEVTQLRTQHQLA from the coding sequence ATGTACCTACTCGGGGAGCAACCGGCTTACGCCGATCAACTGATCCAACGCTTGCAGAGCATTCCTGCGCAGTTGCTCGACGGCCTGCAGCCCAACGGCTCGCCCTTGCGCCTGGAACAGGTCGACGACCTGGCCAAGATCCTGCCTGGCAACCAGCTGTACATCATCGAGAACGGCTTGTTGCACGCCCAGGTCGATGACCGCCCGCTGTTCTATCTGCAGGAAGGCGACCTGGTCGGCCTGCGCCAGGGCATCGACCTGCCCAGCTGCCGCTACAGCAGCGAAGAACAACTGACGCTGGTGCCCTACTCGCGTGCCGACGTGTTCAAGCACATCTACGGCAGCGAGCAGCGCCAGGAACTGTTCATCCAGTACCTGATCGGCCACACCGCCCTGCTGTCCGATGCCCTGGCGCGCCTCAAGCAGCCGGAAATTCGCCCGGCCACCGGCTTCCAGCACTTTGCCGCTGGCGAAGAGCTGATCCACCAGGGCGACGATGCCGACCACGTGTTCGTGATCATCGAAGGCCACGCCGAAGCCCATGTCGATGGGCAGAAGGTCGGCGATGTGCAGAAGGACGAGATTTTCGGCGCCATGGCCGTGTTCACCCGCGAGAAGCGCAGTGCCACGGTGATCGCCAGCGAGCCGTGCACCGTCATGGTCATTCCCAAGGACCAGTTCCTCAGCCTGATGCAGAGCAACCCGCGCATCGCCCACAGCCTGATCGAGAGCATGGCTCGACGCATTGATCTGCTGAACAAGGAAGTCACCCAGCTGCGCACCCAGCACCAGCTGGCCTGA
- a CDS encoding OmpA family protein gives MTMLATLLHRLSLAGLVLALALPTQAGEDIGGAKDHPLLSRYPASHITEYQQNYNAVDFATDSIDGVPQRHSVEGNATQIFYFHDSAETQPSPLQLLRNYQNAIKAIGGEVIYERLPSEGDGGETTLKVLTGGKEVWVRVEPGIFSAPTQSYRLAIVEVAAMQQVVSANQLLDELNRNGFIALYINFDTGKADLKADGQASVREIVSMLGSAPDLKIAIEGHTDNVGQPADNKALSERRAQSVMAAIVAAGIPAERLQAAGFGQERPVADNRSEEGRAKNRRVELVKQ, from the coding sequence ATGACCATGCTCGCCACCCTGCTCCACCGCCTGTCCCTGGCCGGCCTGGTGCTGGCCCTCGCGCTACCGACCCAGGCCGGCGAAGATATTGGCGGCGCCAAGGATCACCCGCTGCTGAGCCGCTACCCGGCCTCGCACATCACCGAATACCAGCAGAACTACAACGCCGTCGACTTCGCCACCGACAGCATTGATGGCGTGCCACAGCGCCACAGCGTCGAAGGCAATGCCACGCAGATCTTCTACTTCCACGACAGCGCCGAGACCCAGCCCAGCCCGCTGCAACTGCTGCGCAACTACCAGAACGCGATCAAGGCCATCGGCGGCGAAGTGATCTACGAGCGCCTGCCCAGCGAGGGCGACGGCGGCGAGACCACGCTCAAGGTGCTCACTGGCGGCAAGGAGGTCTGGGTGCGGGTCGAGCCGGGCATCTTCAGCGCGCCGACGCAGAGCTACCGGCTGGCCATTGTCGAAGTCGCCGCCATGCAACAGGTGGTCAGCGCCAACCAGCTGCTCGACGAACTCAACCGCAACGGCTTCATCGCCCTCTATATCAACTTCGACACCGGCAAGGCCGATCTCAAAGCCGACGGCCAGGCCAGCGTGCGCGAAATCGTCAGCATGCTCGGCAGCGCGCCAGACTTGAAGATCGCCATCGAAGGCCACACCGACAACGTCGGCCAGCCGGCAGACAACAAGGCGCTATCGGAACGCCGCGCACAGAGCGTGATGGCCGCCATCGTCGCTGCCGGCATCCCGGCCGAGCGCCTGCAGGCCGCCGGCTTCGGCCAGGAACGCCCGGTGGCGGACAACCGCAGCGAAGAAGGCCGGGCGAAAAACCGCCGCGTCGAGCTGGTCAAGCAGTAG